In Pseudobacteroides sp., one DNA window encodes the following:
- a CDS encoding pitrilysin family protein, producing the protein MFKRQKITLGNGLRLLLDQRDSSQSVSICCMVGAGALNDPKGKEGMAHVLEHYLFREQDEEDSNYHFKNIEKYGGSINAFTGIDNTVFEINVHKEDAIQSIDVLAKILCNFKKNADALEIEKEIIIAEMNDVGEDGKNSFQYIKFEMLGVKESLNHIIGKKSSIRKITLDDLFDFYNNYYCTDNMVISIVGCFDKDIVIKEIEDRFSMLKNTSVNPKIHKRDFLKEQGPKLKSYQNPYNGGILLCIPCFSLMTEKLECLELMADIFSDGTHSKLFEHLREKQGLIYSLSNTLTLSHNFGMMDIIISLRPNKLHKILKSLIEISAQLRNEHYSEEFLHQEKMRFIKKRFLMMENNAYAAYWYNERELILDKNFADDLQEWVSRVNNITLEDIKFVRDHLFNSKNWFLICIGNLFFLHKWLLTGKIKKMLA; encoded by the coding sequence ATGTTTAAAAGACAAAAAATTACTCTTGGTAATGGGTTAAGATTATTGCTAGACCAGAGAGATTCCAGTCAATCAGTTTCTATTTGCTGCATGGTAGGTGCCGGAGCATTAAATGATCCGAAAGGGAAGGAAGGGATGGCACATGTTCTTGAGCATTATCTCTTTCGGGAACAGGATGAAGAAGACAGCAACTACCATTTCAAGAATATAGAAAAATACGGCGGTTCAATAAATGCTTTCACAGGTATTGATAATACTGTTTTTGAAATTAATGTTCATAAGGAAGATGCTATTCAATCCATAGATGTTTTAGCAAAAATTCTATGTAACTTTAAAAAAAATGCAGATGCATTAGAGATAGAAAAGGAAATTATTATAGCAGAAATGAATGATGTAGGAGAAGACGGCAAAAACTCTTTTCAATATATAAAATTTGAAATGTTGGGCGTTAAAGAAAGTTTAAATCATATTATAGGCAAAAAAAGCTCAATAAGGAAAATTACACTGGATGATTTGTTTGATTTCTATAACAATTATTACTGTACAGATAACATGGTGATCTCAATTGTTGGATGCTTTGATAAAGACATAGTAATAAAAGAAATAGAAGATAGATTTTCTATGTTAAAGAATACGTCTGTAAATCCCAAAATCCACAAAAGAGATTTTTTAAAAGAACAAGGACCAAAATTAAAATCATATCAAAACCCTTACAATGGAGGCATACTATTATGTATTCCTTGCTTTTCACTAATGACGGAAAAGCTAGAATGCTTAGAGCTTATGGCTGATATTTTTTCCGATGGTACTCACTCAAAATTGTTTGAACACCTGAGGGAAAAGCAGGGACTAATATATAGTCTATCAAATACATTAACATTATCCCACAATTTCGGGATGATGGATATTATAATCTCCCTTCGCCCTAATAAACTACACAAAATTCTTAAATCTCTAATAGAAATTTCAGCTCAACTCAGAAACGAGCATTATTCAGAAGAATTTTTACATCAGGAAAAAATGAGATTTATCAAAAAGCGGTTTTTAATGATGGAGAATAACGCATATGCCGCATACTGGTACAATGAAAGAGAGTTAATTCTTGATAAGAATTTTGCAGATGATTTGCAAGAGTGGGTAAGCAGGGTAAATAATATAACTTTAGAGGATATAAAGTTTGTTAGGGACCACCTGTTCAATTCAAAAAACTGGTTTTTGATATGCATTGGCAATTTATTTTTCCTTCACAAATGGTTACTTACAGGTAAAATAAAGAAGATGTTAGCTTAA
- a CDS encoding phosphodiester glycosidase family protein, with protein MKKKLSKKAKIIISSVGVFLLIIGIIAYWAADRYLIEHVEIDLSEMKVPVANGDFTVSPSGDFQATPSGELQVTPSGTILITPSSTLQATASGNLKATPSVTLKTTPSSAVKATPSGIIKATPKGDNPGKKPETQQAAGPEKYTATDTSYKSDSKTIDIKKAVTGKDDDIVTYYVADIKLTDITQMKSAFAKNKFGRNIIEYTSVIAKENDAILAINGDYYGFRKDGIEIRNGMLFRNEPARTGLAFYRDGSMKIYNEKQTTGEELLKSGVWHTISFGPALVADGKMGTDIANYEVDTNFGNHPIQGVHPRAGIGMIDKNHFVFVVVDGRSKGYSKGMELEEFANVFLGLGCKTAYNLDGGYSATMYFMGNRVNKPGGKEKERGTSDIIYIK; from the coding sequence ATGAAAAAAAAGTTATCAAAAAAGGCTAAAATAATTATTTCATCTGTAGGAGTATTTTTACTTATCATCGGAATAATCGCCTATTGGGCAGCAGACAGGTATTTAATTGAACATGTTGAAATAGATTTAAGCGAGATGAAAGTACCTGTTGCAAATGGAGATTTTACAGTGTCTCCAAGTGGAGATTTCCAGGCAACTCCGAGTGGAGAGCTTCAAGTAACTCCGAGCGGTACTATCCTGATAACTCCAAGCAGCACTCTTCAAGCAACAGCAAGCGGAAATCTTAAGGCAACTCCAAGTGTAACTCTTAAAACAACTCCGAGTAGTGCTGTTAAAGCGACTCCAAGCGGTATCATCAAAGCAACTCCAAAAGGAGACAATCCAGGCAAGAAACCTGAAACCCAACAGGCTGCCGGGCCTGAAAAATATACTGCAACCGATACAAGCTACAAAAGCGACAGCAAGACTATCGATATCAAAAAAGCAGTCACAGGTAAGGATGACGACATAGTGACGTATTATGTGGCTGATATAAAGCTTACTGACATTACCCAAATGAAGTCAGCTTTCGCCAAGAATAAATTTGGCAGAAATATAATCGAATATACTTCTGTTATTGCAAAAGAAAATGATGCGATTCTTGCTATAAACGGTGACTATTATGGGTTTAGAAAAGACGGTATTGAGATTAGAAACGGTATGCTCTTCAGGAATGAACCTGCAAGAACAGGCCTTGCCTTTTACAGAGACGGAAGCATGAAGATTTATAACGAAAAACAAACTACAGGCGAAGAGCTACTTAAAAGCGGTGTCTGGCATACCATATCTTTCGGACCTGCCTTAGTGGCTGACGGTAAAATGGGTACAGATATTGCTAATTATGAGGTTGATACAAACTTTGGCAACCATCCTATACAGGGAGTTCATCCCAGAGCCGGAATCGGTATGATTGATAAAAACCATTTTGTATTTGTAGTTGTAGACGGCAGGAGCAAAGGCTACTCAAAGGGCATGGAACTGGAAGAGTTCGCTAATGTGTTTCTGGGCCTGGGCTGCAAAACTGCCTACAATTTAGACGGAGGTTATTCCGCAACAATGTATTTCATGGGTAATCGCGTCAACAAGCCGGGAGGCAAAGAAAAAGAACGCGGTACAAGCGACATTATTTATATTAAATAA
- a CDS encoding bifunctional glycosyltransferase family 2/GtrA family protein, giving the protein MIVLIPAYEPTEKMLKLVLELKEKTDCKILIVDDGSGDSYRQLFDKAEENGCVVLHHPLNKGKGAALKTGFSYIHSNCEADKVVCADSDGQHHVDDIINLANSIDNDTPEMVLGVRQFEGDVPFKSRFGNSVSAFTFKMATGIVLNDTQTGLRGYPCELLPWLCSVNGERFEYEQNLLLKSRKSGISIKQVPIATIYDNNNKGTHFRPIHDSISVLLPILKFCSSSILSFLIDFVLLVIFRSITDTLFFSVVPARIISATFNYSVNKIFVFDAKNTSDKQSAPKYFGLALVIMLLNYCMMKFFIEIIHMPLVLAKVLTELTLFTMSYTIQKLFVFKKDNDITLTPS; this is encoded by the coding sequence ATGATTGTTTTAATCCCGGCATATGAGCCTACAGAGAAAATGTTGAAACTTGTTTTGGAGCTGAAAGAAAAAACGGATTGTAAGATTTTAATTGTAGATGACGGCAGCGGCGACAGCTATAGACAGCTTTTTGATAAAGCTGAAGAAAATGGATGCGTAGTACTGCATCATCCACTAAACAAAGGAAAGGGTGCTGCACTTAAAACAGGTTTTAGCTATATTCACTCAAATTGTGAAGCTGATAAGGTTGTATGTGCCGATTCGGACGGACAGCATCATGTGGACGACATTATTAATTTGGCTAATTCCATTGATAACGACACGCCTGAAATGGTTTTGGGTGTAAGGCAATTTGAAGGCGACGTGCCATTTAAGAGTCGTTTTGGGAATAGTGTTTCTGCTTTTACTTTTAAGATGGCTACCGGCATAGTGCTCAATGATACGCAGACAGGACTCAGGGGTTACCCTTGTGAATTATTGCCTTGGTTGTGCTCGGTAAATGGCGAAAGGTTTGAGTATGAGCAGAATTTATTGCTTAAATCAAGAAAATCAGGCATATCCATCAAACAAGTTCCCATTGCCACAATTTATGACAATAATAACAAGGGGACGCATTTTAGACCAATCCATGATTCTATCAGTGTTCTTTTACCGATATTGAAGTTTTGCAGCTCATCTATTTTATCGTTTTTAATTGACTTTGTTTTGTTAGTAATATTTAGGTCAATTACCGACACTCTGTTCTTTAGCGTTGTACCGGCAAGAATAATAAGTGCAACTTTTAACTATTCAGTAAATAAAATTTTTGTTTTCGATGCAAAAAATACATCCGATAAGCAGTCTGCACCTAAGTATTTCGGATTGGCACTTGTAATCATGCTTTTGAATTATTGCATGATGAAATTTTTCATAGAAATAATCCATATGCCCCTTGTCCTGGCAAAGGTGCTGACGGAACTCACTCTTTTTACCATGAGTTATACTATACAAAAGCTTTTTGTCTTTAAAAAGGATAACGATATAACACTGACACCATCATAA
- a CDS encoding phosphodiester glycosidase family protein has protein sequence MSNRRVKKVAPVLVVILTMLIGIMCQQVSAEGGNTVSGYIKPAHANQTGSASTMLSGFTVATDGYEFPGLTDSKGYFEIKDVMSSAAAYTFTISKPGYLTREISNIPVTNSIVLSAGNLPIDIWAGDFNGDLSINMQDIAQLARAYNTTKSDTNYNQLCDINSDNSVNMLDVVGVAKNFNKTSLDYPNDITYKVVQVSTPRPTYTNTPKPTNTPTNTPTNTPTNTPTNTPTNTPTPTPTNTPTNTPTNTPTPTPTSTPTNTPTSTPTPTPTNTPVPSIMLDDMNYVGPDKSIHIKKYEQGTGQDLITYYVADIKVSKGSDIKSAFAKNTFGRNITDTTSNMAEQNNALFAINGSYYGFRTDGIEIRNGVLYRDVPFRTGLAIYNNGTMESYTETSNSSANLLANGVYQAISFGPALVKSGNLQSPFVNVVIDINSSSPAARRPIEGPNPRTGIGMIEPNHFVFIVVDGRNPGYSKGATLDEFAKMFYDLGCKEAFNLDGGGSSNMYFNGNVINKPSLGGERNISDILYITK, from the coding sequence ATGTCAAACAGAAGAGTAAAAAAGGTAGCACCGGTTTTGGTCGTTATCCTTACCATGTTAATTGGTATTATGTGCCAACAGGTTAGTGCGGAAGGTGGTAATACCGTATCAGGTTATATTAAGCCTGCTCATGCAAATCAGACAGGTTCAGCATCTACCATGCTTTCCGGTTTTACCGTTGCTACTGACGGATACGAATTTCCAGGCCTGACTGATTCAAAAGGATACTTTGAGATAAAGGATGTGATGAGCAGTGCTGCGGCCTATACTTTTACAATATCCAAGCCGGGATATTTGACAAGGGAGATATCCAACATACCGGTTACCAATAGTATTGTTTTATCGGCTGGAAATTTACCCATTGATATTTGGGCAGGAGACTTTAATGGGGACCTTTCCATTAACATGCAAGATATAGCCCAACTTGCTAGGGCTTATAATACAACTAAGTCAGATACAAATTATAATCAGCTTTGTGACATAAACAGCGATAACTCTGTAAATATGCTTGACGTAGTCGGAGTGGCTAAAAACTTTAATAAAACAAGTTTAGACTATCCTAATGATATCACTTATAAGGTTGTACAGGTCTCAACACCAAGACCAACATATACAAATACTCCCAAACCTACCAATACACCTACTAATACCCCTACTAATACCCCTACTAATACCCCTACCAATACTCCTACTAATACCCCTACACCTACTCCTACTAATACTCCTACTAATACTCCTACTAATACCCCTACACCTACTCCAACCAGTACACCTACTAATACTCCTACAAGTACTCCCACACCTACACCAACAAATACGCCTGTACCAAGCATTATGCTTGACGACATGAACTATGTAGGCCCCGATAAAAGCATACATATTAAAAAGTATGAACAAGGTACCGGGCAAGACTTGATTACATATTACGTTGCTGATATAAAAGTAAGCAAAGGATCCGATATAAAATCTGCATTTGCCAAAAACACATTCGGAAGGAATATTACTGATACAACATCAAATATGGCTGAACAAAACAATGCACTTTTTGCCATTAACGGCTCGTACTATGGGTTTAGGACAGATGGCATTGAAATTAGAAACGGAGTGTTGTACAGAGATGTTCCGTTCCGCACAGGTTTAGCTATCTATAATAACGGTACTATGGAATCATATACCGAAACCAGCAATTCATCAGCGAATCTTTTGGCAAATGGGGTGTATCAAGCCATTTCGTTTGGTCCTGCACTTGTGAAGTCTGGAAATCTGCAGTCTCCTTTTGTAAATGTAGTAATTGATATCAACAGTTCCAGCCCGGCAGCAAGAAGACCAATAGAAGGTCCGAATCCCCGAACCGGAATCGGAATGATAGAACCAAATCACTTTGTCTTCATAGTAGTAGATGGAAGGAACCCTGGATATAGTAAAGGTGCCACATTGGATGAGTTTGCAAAAATGTTCTATGACTTAGGTTGCAAAGAAGCATTTAATCTTGACGGAGGCGGATCATCAAATATGTACTTTAATGGTAATGTAATAAATAAACCGTCTCTTGGCGGCGAACGCAACATAAGTGATATATTATATATCACAAAATAA
- a CDS encoding DedA family protein, protein MEIVTQLIDFALHIDKHLAEIFQNYGAWAYMILFLIIFCETGLVVTPFLPGDSFLFALGALYGSVNMKLAFILLLTAAVLGNTTNYFIGKFVGNRILEFKKIRLVRKEHIDKTHTFFNKHGGKAIILSRFFPIIRTFAPFVAGIGKMSFARFSAYNVIGGITWIVSFMLLGYFFGSIPAVKNNFTFVIVGIVVVTTLPAFITFIKSRKSNK, encoded by the coding sequence ATGGAAATAGTAACACAGTTAATTGATTTTGCTCTGCACATTGATAAGCATCTTGCAGAGATTTTTCAGAATTATGGTGCTTGGGCCTATATGATTCTATTTCTAATTATATTTTGTGAGACAGGATTGGTGGTTACACCATTCCTGCCGGGGGATTCATTCCTTTTTGCATTGGGTGCACTTTACGGCAGTGTGAACATGAAACTGGCATTTATACTTTTATTAACCGCTGCTGTATTGGGGAATACAACCAACTACTTTATCGGAAAATTTGTCGGAAACAGGATCCTTGAATTTAAAAAAATCCGTCTTGTAAGGAAGGAACACATAGATAAAACTCACACCTTCTTTAATAAACATGGCGGTAAGGCAATCATATTATCAAGGTTCTTCCCTATTATTCGCACGTTTGCACCTTTCGTAGCAGGTATAGGTAAAATGAGTTTTGCCCGTTTTTCTGCATACAACGTCATTGGAGGAATTACCTGGATAGTATCGTTCATGCTTTTGGGATATTTCTTTGGTAGTATACCGGCTGTTAAGAACAATTTTACTTTCGTAATTGTCGGTATTGTGGTCGTAACAACTTTACCGGCTTTTATAACCTTCATTAAGAGCCGTAAATCTAATAAGTAA
- a CDS encoding copper amine oxidase N-terminal domain-containing protein yields MKRLLSIFVILCVLSTAMLAYSGPTTWKAEKATFKVMVRGEVYSSATPAIVVEGSTFLPLRAMGEVLGVSVEWNAKLNQAEVGMSEKSKNDTTNTQTELSESEKAIWKKASWKATKATFKVMVRGEVFNSKNPPIVVEGRTFLPLRVLGDALGVKVDWNEKLRQAEVDMAAATPTTAPATSTTVATAIATTTPAVTAAPTTPVPAAPVTSTPSTSTTTTTTNSSVPAATSTPTPTPTVAPVTSTLSPTAVSATPTPTPTDDWYDLTTPTPTTAPATPTKAPATPTPTPTPEPDWYDPDWYDFDNY; encoded by the coding sequence ATGAAAAGGTTGTTAAGTATTTTTGTTATTTTATGTGTATTGTCCACTGCCATGTTGGCTTATTCAGGTCCAACAACCTGGAAAGCAGAAAAAGCAACATTTAAAGTGATGGTACGTGGAGAAGTTTACTCTTCTGCCACCCCTGCAATTGTTGTTGAAGGAAGTACATTTTTGCCTTTAAGAGCAATGGGAGAGGTATTAGGAGTTTCTGTTGAATGGAATGCAAAGTTAAATCAGGCTGAAGTGGGAATGTCTGAAAAGTCAAAAAATGATACAACAAATACCCAGACAGAGCTATCAGAATCTGAAAAAGCCATCTGGAAAAAGGCTAGCTGGAAGGCAACCAAAGCAACATTTAAAGTTATGGTGCGTGGAGAAGTATTTAATTCCAAAAATCCACCAATAGTAGTTGAAGGAAGAACATTTTTACCTTTGAGGGTATTGGGTGATGCTTTAGGCGTTAAGGTTGACTGGAATGAAAAACTCAGACAGGCTGAGGTAGATATGGCTGCAGCAACTCCAACTACTGCACCTGCAACATCTACTACTGTAGCTACTGCTATAGCAACAACTACACCTGCAGTAACTGCTGCTCCAACAACTCCAGTGCCTGCAGCACCTGTAACTTCTACCCCTTCGACTTCTACAACAACAACTACTACTAATTCTTCAGTACCGGCAGCTACCTCAACACCAACACCTACTCCTACTGTTGCACCTGTAACTTCAACACTTAGTCCTACTGCGGTATCTGCAACACCAACTCCTACTCCAACAGATGATTGGTATGATTTAACAACTCCAACACCTACTACAGCACCAGCTACTCCTACTAAGGCACCTGCAACTCCTACCCCTACTCCTACTCCGGAGCCAGACTGGTATGATCCTGATTGGTATGATTTTGACAACTATTAA
- a CDS encoding cohesin domain-containing protein has product MKGKKAIALLVISFILINAVLLSAFALPGSQALVYGDFDNDLDFDSDDYALFRQFMLGMISKDKVPATTDVDGNGQYDSDDYAYMRQHLLGMIKIFPVQSPIIPSPTSTSYATPNITPIATPTFTPVPTPTFTPVPTVEADGLYIDSSKVSSDMLKVTLYIKNIANFSGYQANLAYDPQVLKPVYSDRSEYDSQSPVETGSLLTKNYIPVDFALHDLQKGILNFGRTYLAVNSYKDSEVSESSGSIGVIYFRILKNQATQIGLENCQTMPGAINGTLVTDWDANQLLNYSVNGTITVTPDGATGTPTTSTPTPAPYDWYEYYGYW; this is encoded by the coding sequence ATGAAAGGAAAAAAGGCAATTGCCTTACTGGTAATCAGTTTTATTCTTATCAATGCTGTTTTATTATCGGCATTCGCGTTACCTGGCTCACAAGCATTAGTTTACGGTGATTTTGACAACGATTTGGACTTTGATTCTGATGATTATGCATTGTTCAGGCAGTTCATGCTGGGTATGATAAGTAAAGATAAGGTCCCGGCAACTACAGATGTTGATGGCAATGGACAATACGATTCTGATGATTATGCCTATATGCGTCAGCACCTTTTGGGTATGATCAAAATATTTCCGGTTCAGTCCCCAATAATTCCATCACCTACTAGTACCTCTTATGCTACGCCGAATATAACACCAATAGCAACTCCGACATTCACACCCGTGCCCACGCCAACTTTTACTCCGGTTCCAACCGTTGAAGCTGATGGATTATACATTGACTCCAGCAAGGTATCGTCCGATATGCTTAAAGTAACTCTTTACATAAAGAACATTGCTAATTTTTCAGGATACCAGGCAAATCTTGCATATGATCCTCAAGTTCTTAAGCCTGTATACTCCGATAGATCGGAGTATGATTCTCAATCCCCGGTTGAAACAGGAAGCCTGTTAACTAAAAACTATATACCGGTGGATTTTGCATTACATGACCTGCAAAAGGGCATTCTAAATTTTGGAAGAACTTATCTGGCAGTTAATTCATATAAAGACTCTGAAGTTTCTGAATCTTCAGGTTCCATAGGTGTTATATATTTTAGAATTCTCAAAAACCAAGCTACGCAAATAGGCTTAGAAAACTGCCAAACCATGCCTGGAGCAATTAACGGCACATTGGTAACCGATTGGGATGCAAATCAGCTCCTGAACTATAGCGTAAATGGAACAATTACCGTAACTCCTGATGGGGCAACAGGAACACCCACTACCTCAACACCCACTCCAGCTCCGTATGATTGGTATGAGTATTACGGTTACTGGTAA